A genomic segment from Herpetosiphonaceae bacterium encodes:
- a CDS encoding permease yields the protein MQSESISVTLPRRGFRPQLGWLAYLPAVLLLWIGSGLALPRVLEALTPRVQGLITIFLGIFIEALPFVAAGVLVSSIIAVFVSDELIQRLTPTDPFRAALVGSVLGMAFPVCECGTVPTTRRLLHKGAPLPFGVAFLLAAPVINPIVIASTFVAFNGDWLMVGGRVGLTLLIAINVALVMSWLPRQQALLAPGVAHSGAGCSCEHHAQRRSVAGVLQHSAEELIEMSRWLVLGALLAATLQTFVPQSTLLSIGGGEIVSVVVLMALAVLLSVCSTVDAFLALALSQTFGPGALLAFLVFGPMIDIKSTLMFLTTLSGRAVALIIALVVPLVLAAGVAINLLMMR from the coding sequence ATGCAATCTGAATCGATCTCGGTTACGCTGCCCCGCCGGGGCTTCCGGCCTCAGCTTGGCTGGCTGGCCTACCTGCCCGCCGTGCTGCTGCTCTGGATCGGCAGCGGCCTGGCGCTACCCCGCGTGCTGGAAGCCCTCACGCCCCGCGTCCAGGGCTTGATCACCATTTTTCTGGGCATCTTCATCGAGGCGCTGCCCTTCGTCGCGGCGGGCGTGCTCGTCTCGTCGATCATCGCGGTCTTTGTCAGCGATGAGCTGATCCAGCGGCTCACGCCCACCGATCCCTTCCGCGCGGCGCTCGTCGGCTCGGTGCTGGGCATGGCGTTTCCCGTCTGCGAGTGCGGCACCGTCCCGACGACCCGCCGCCTGCTGCACAAAGGCGCGCCGCTGCCGTTCGGCGTGGCGTTTTTGCTGGCCGCGCCGGTGATCAACCCGATCGTGATCGCCTCGACCTTCGTCGCGTTCAACGGCGACTGGCTGATGGTCGGCGGGCGGGTTGGCCTCACGCTGCTGATCGCGATTAATGTGGCGCTGGTGATGAGCTGGCTGCCGCGCCAGCAAGCGCTGCTGGCACCGGGCGTGGCGCATAGCGGCGCTGGCTGTAGCTGCGAGCATCACGCGCAGCGGCGCTCCGTGGCGGGCGTGTTGCAGCACAGCGCCGAGGAGCTGATCGAGATGAGCCGCTGGCTGGTGCTGGGCGCGCTGCTGGCCGCGACGCTGCAAACGTTCGTGCCACAGTCTACGCTGCTGAGCATCGGCGGCGGCGAGATCGTCTCGGTGGTGGTGCTGATGGCGCTGGCGGTACTGCTGTCGGTCTGCTCGACCGTGGATGCGTTTCTGGCGCTGGCGCTGAGCCAAACCTTCGGGCCGGGCGCGCTGCTGGCCTTTCTGGTCTTCGGCCCGATGATCGACATCAAGAGCACACTGATGTTCCTGACGACGCTCTCAGGCCGCGCGGTGGCGCTGATCATCGCCCTGGTAGTGCCGCTGGTGCTGGCAGCGGGCGTTGCGATTAACTTATTGATGATGAGGTAG